A window of the Pedobacter frigiditerrae genome harbors these coding sequences:
- the traN gene encoding conjugative transposon protein TraN: protein MKKSIVFLMAIFLMVQGLYAQQQPVMNRKDLPEIAIGPNISLHFISPEPIQYVDISTNAIAGDLPLKNVLRLKIVPDSAKHFELPGKMAGIVTIVGESFIAQYNLLYIDSPAPTVPAQINILPEHTRPLEVPGINLTSKEMQDFAVKILTEPTGVSLRKSKAYGLQSRLNHIYAVGDHIFLDISYFNKSNLSYQIDEQRFKIEDKKITKATNVQSVEISPVWQLYTNTSFKKRYRNVYVLKKATFPGNKILNIELTEKQISGRVLTLQIRYSDILKADSL from the coding sequence ATGAAGAAATCTATTGTTTTTTTGATGGCCATCTTTTTGATGGTCCAAGGGCTCTATGCCCAGCAACAGCCAGTTATGAACCGCAAAGACCTGCCCGAAATAGCTATCGGACCAAATATTTCACTGCACTTTATTTCCCCTGAGCCCATTCAGTATGTGGATATATCCACGAATGCCATTGCGGGAGACCTGCCGTTAAAGAATGTGCTGCGGTTAAAGATCGTGCCTGATTCCGCCAAGCACTTTGAGCTACCAGGTAAAATGGCGGGTATCGTTACGATCGTTGGGGAAAGCTTTATCGCACAGTACAACCTGCTCTACATCGACAGCCCTGCGCCCACAGTTCCCGCGCAGATCAATATCCTGCCGGAACATACCCGCCCGCTGGAAGTGCCGGGAATAAACCTGACCTCCAAAGAAATGCAGGATTTTGCCGTAAAGATCCTAACTGAGCCAACAGGGGTCAGCCTTCGTAAATCCAAGGCATATGGACTACAGTCCAGACTAAATCATATCTATGCAGTTGGAGACCACATTTTTTTGGACATCAGCTATTTCAATAAGAGCAACCTGTCTTATCAGATCGATGAACAGCGCTTTAAGATAGAGGATAAAAAAATCACCAAAGCGACCAATGTCCAGTCCGTTGAAATCAGTCCGGTCTGGCAGCTGTATACGAATACATCGTTTAAAAAACGGTACAGGAACGTATATGTGCTGAAAAAGGCAACCTTTCCAGGCAACAAGATTCTGAATATCGAACTGACCGAAAAACAGATTTCAGGCAGGGTGCTCACCCTTCAGATCAGATACAGCGATATACTGAAAGCAGACAGTCTATAA